From Lolium perenne isolate Kyuss_39 chromosome 5, Kyuss_2.0, whole genome shotgun sequence, a single genomic window includes:
- the LOC127300073 gene encoding uncharacterized protein isoform X1, with translation MVNIDECSLALAPELEHAPANPDPSSISPDAWEPFEAAALGVMGRIQPTVLSEARRAAVVDYIQRLVRCSVGCEVFPFGSVPLKTYLPDGDIDLAAFGSACSDESLANEVRAVLESEERRKDAEFEVKDVQYINAEVKLVKCFVQNIVVDISFHQIGGLRTLCFLEQVDQRFEKNHLFKRSIMLIKAWCYYESRILGAHHGLISTYALETLVLYIFHLFHESLDGPLAVLYRFLDYYSKFDWDNKGISLYGPISLSSLPDLVTNSPGAHDDCFLEREEILKQCAGNFTVPPSHYEKNTRPFSRKFLNIVDPLKQSNNLGRSVSKGNFYRIRSAFDLGARKLGKILQAPVNSVVDEVNQFFRSTLKRNHSRVRPDVQDTAGNLNIERDNNACSTLYSSSFGDLSDQFNSISISDSSNHESVKQEEHKAEYQEKSASGLVTNPSISIMNGMSTKGCKEVDGDGGTTIEDISDLTGDYRTNFNNLLYSQSCHQDYPVHQVYYPILPGPPVHYQNKQSLNGHNRKNPYGYASRNGMIPGPYPHGYYVVKPFYQTDVPMQAHEAVPYFPNPNLCMEAPPTGRGERRKNYFPRNNHQKYHRYGRGHMPADMNHSEELRQQPPVYVPVADDHGIPSPLKISTPSSHAPRDNIHGSGFVQQPDSKLEFGTLGALPVRSASQDQANRTNSAADSKPSAPMSSRSPAHNPGAGYRSIRTRDTKPYHLKDNGDFPPLSS, from the exons ATGGTGAACATCGACGAGTGCTCACTGGCGCTCGCGCCTGAGCTCGAGCATGCGCCGGCGAACCCGGACCCTTCCTCCATCTCGCCGGACGCATGGGAGCCCTTCGAGGCCGCCGCGCTTGGTGTCATGGGCCGGATCCAGCCGACCGTCCTCTCCGAGGCGCGCCGTGCCGCCGTCGTGGACTACATCCAGCGCCTCGTCAGGTGCTCCGTCGGCTGCGAG GTCTTTCCATTTGGGTCTGTTCCATTGAAAACATATCTTCCTGATGGAGATATTGACTTGGCTGCATTCGGTTCTGCATGTTCTGATGAAAGCCTAGCAAATGAGGTACGTGCTGTTCTAGAATCAGAAGAGCGCAGGAAAGATGCAGAATTTGAAGTCAAAGATGTCCAGTATATAAATGCTGAG GTCAAGCTAGTCAAATGCTTTGTCCAAAATATTGTTGTCGACATCTCATTTCATCAGATTGGTGGGCTCCGTACACTTTGTTTTCTAGAGCAG gttgatcAAAGGTTTGAAAAAAACCACCTTTTCAAGCGAAGTATAATGCTGATAAAAGCCTGGTGTTATTATGAAAGCCGCATCCTTGGTGCTCACCATGGTCTAATTTCTACCTATGCCTTGGAGACATTAGTGCTATATATCTTTCATCTCTTCCATGAGTCCTTGGATGGTCCATTAGCT GTTCTCTATAGGTTTCTGGACTATTATAGCAAGTTTGACTGGGACAACAAGGGTATAAGCTTATATGGTCCTATTTCACTGTCTTCTCTACCTGATCTAGTTA CCAACTCACCAGGCGCTCATGATGATTGTTTTCTTGAGCGGGAGGAGATTCTGAAACAATGTGCAGGCAATTTTACTGTCCCTCCCAGCCACTATGAGAAAAATACACGACCGTTTTCTCGAAAGTTTCTTAACATAGTGGATCCATTGAAGCAGAGTAACAATCTTGGACGCAGTGTCAGCAAAG GTAACTTTTACCGGATACGCAGTGCTTTTGATCTTGGAGCCCGAAAGCTTGGGAAGATTCTTCAAGCACCTGTCAATTCTGTTGTGGATGAAGTGAATCAGTTCTTCAGGAGCACATTGAAGAGAAACCATAGCAGGGTACGGCCAGATGTTCAGGATACTGCAGGGAACTTAAACATTGAAAGAGACAACAATGCTTGTTCAACTTTATACAGTAGTTCCTTCGGTGATCTATCTGACCAATTCAATAGCATCAGCATTTCAGATTCCAGTAATCATGAGTCTGTGAAGCAAGAGGAACATAAGGCTGAGTACCAGGAGAAATCAGCTTCAGGTCTTGTGACTAATCCTTCAATTAGTATTATGAATGGGATGTCAACAAAGGGGTGCAAAGAGGTGGATGGTGATGGAGGTACAACCATTGAGGATATATCAGATCTCACAGGGGATTACAGAACAAATTTCAATAATCTTCTTTATTCACAGAGTTGCCACCAAGATTATCCAGTTCATCAAGTTTACTATCCAATTCTTCCTGGACCACCTGTACATTATCAGAACAAACAGTCACTGAATGGTCATAACAGAAAAAACCCTTATGGATATGCCAGTAGAAACGGAATGATCCCTGGTCCTTATCCACATGGCTATTATGTTGTAAAGCCATTTTATCAAACTGATGTTCCTATGCAAGCTCATGAAGCAGTCCCCTACTTTCCCAACCCG AATTTGTGCATGGAGGCACCACCCACTGGGCGAGGGGAGAGAAGAAAGAATTATTTCCCTCGGAATAACCATCAAAAGTATCACCGCTATGGCAGAGGGCACATGCCTGCAGATATGAATCATTCTGAAGAACTGAGGCAACAGCCACCAGTTTATGTTCCTGTCGCAGATGATCATGGTATTCCTTCCCCGTTGAAGATATCCACTCCATCATCCCATGCTCCACGGGATAATATTCATGGCAGTGGTTTTGTTCAACAGCCAGATAGTAAACTTGAGTTTGGGACTTTGGGGGCATTGCCAGTTAGAAGTGCCTCCCAAGATCAAGCTAACAGGACAAATTCTGCTGCTGACAGTAAACCTTCTGCACCCATGAGCTCTAGATCTCCTGCACATAATCCTGGAGCGGGTTATAGATCTATTAGAACGAG GGATACTAAACCATATCATCTCAAGGACAATGGTGATTTCCCACCACTATCCAGTTGA
- the LOC127300073 gene encoding uncharacterized protein isoform X2, translating to MVNIDECSLALAPELEHAPANPDPSSISPDAWEPFEAAALGVMGRIQPTVLSEARRAAVVDYIQRLVRCSVGCEVFPFGSVPLKTYLPDGDIDLAAFGSACSDESLANEVRAVLESEERRKDAEFEVKDVQYINAEVKLVKCFVQNIVVDISFHQIGGLRTLCFLEQVDQRFEKNHLFKRSIMLIKAWCYYESRILGAHHGLISTYALETLVLYIFHLFHESLDGPLAVLYRFLDYYSKFDWDNKGISLYGPISLSSLPDLVTNSPGAHDDCFLEREEILKQCAGNFTVPPSHYEKNTRPFSRKFLNIVDPLKQSNNLGRSVSKGNFYRIRSAFDLGARKLGKILQAPVNSVVDEVNQFFRSTLKRNHSRVRPDVQDTAGNLNIERDNNACSTLYSSSFGDLSDQFNSISISDSSNHESVKQEEHKAEYQEKSASGLVTNPSISIMNGMSTKGCKEVDGDGGTTIEDISDLTGDYRTNFNNLLYSQSCHQDYPVHQVYYPILPGPPVHYQNKQSLNGHNRKNPYGYASRNGMIPGPYPHGYYVVKPFYQTDVPMQAHEAVPYFPNPNLCMEAPPTGRGERRKNYFPRNNHQKYHRYGRGHMPADMNHSEELRQQPPVYVPVADDHGIPSPLKISTPSSHAPRDNIHGSGFVQQPDSKLEFGTLGALPVRSASQDQANRTNSAADSKPSAPMSSRSPAHNPGAGYRSIRTSNDY from the exons ATGGTGAACATCGACGAGTGCTCACTGGCGCTCGCGCCTGAGCTCGAGCATGCGCCGGCGAACCCGGACCCTTCCTCCATCTCGCCGGACGCATGGGAGCCCTTCGAGGCCGCCGCGCTTGGTGTCATGGGCCGGATCCAGCCGACCGTCCTCTCCGAGGCGCGCCGTGCCGCCGTCGTGGACTACATCCAGCGCCTCGTCAGGTGCTCCGTCGGCTGCGAG GTCTTTCCATTTGGGTCTGTTCCATTGAAAACATATCTTCCTGATGGAGATATTGACTTGGCTGCATTCGGTTCTGCATGTTCTGATGAAAGCCTAGCAAATGAGGTACGTGCTGTTCTAGAATCAGAAGAGCGCAGGAAAGATGCAGAATTTGAAGTCAAAGATGTCCAGTATATAAATGCTGAG GTCAAGCTAGTCAAATGCTTTGTCCAAAATATTGTTGTCGACATCTCATTTCATCAGATTGGTGGGCTCCGTACACTTTGTTTTCTAGAGCAG gttgatcAAAGGTTTGAAAAAAACCACCTTTTCAAGCGAAGTATAATGCTGATAAAAGCCTGGTGTTATTATGAAAGCCGCATCCTTGGTGCTCACCATGGTCTAATTTCTACCTATGCCTTGGAGACATTAGTGCTATATATCTTTCATCTCTTCCATGAGTCCTTGGATGGTCCATTAGCT GTTCTCTATAGGTTTCTGGACTATTATAGCAAGTTTGACTGGGACAACAAGGGTATAAGCTTATATGGTCCTATTTCACTGTCTTCTCTACCTGATCTAGTTA CCAACTCACCAGGCGCTCATGATGATTGTTTTCTTGAGCGGGAGGAGATTCTGAAACAATGTGCAGGCAATTTTACTGTCCCTCCCAGCCACTATGAGAAAAATACACGACCGTTTTCTCGAAAGTTTCTTAACATAGTGGATCCATTGAAGCAGAGTAACAATCTTGGACGCAGTGTCAGCAAAG GTAACTTTTACCGGATACGCAGTGCTTTTGATCTTGGAGCCCGAAAGCTTGGGAAGATTCTTCAAGCACCTGTCAATTCTGTTGTGGATGAAGTGAATCAGTTCTTCAGGAGCACATTGAAGAGAAACCATAGCAGGGTACGGCCAGATGTTCAGGATACTGCAGGGAACTTAAACATTGAAAGAGACAACAATGCTTGTTCAACTTTATACAGTAGTTCCTTCGGTGATCTATCTGACCAATTCAATAGCATCAGCATTTCAGATTCCAGTAATCATGAGTCTGTGAAGCAAGAGGAACATAAGGCTGAGTACCAGGAGAAATCAGCTTCAGGTCTTGTGACTAATCCTTCAATTAGTATTATGAATGGGATGTCAACAAAGGGGTGCAAAGAGGTGGATGGTGATGGAGGTACAACCATTGAGGATATATCAGATCTCACAGGGGATTACAGAACAAATTTCAATAATCTTCTTTATTCACAGAGTTGCCACCAAGATTATCCAGTTCATCAAGTTTACTATCCAATTCTTCCTGGACCACCTGTACATTATCAGAACAAACAGTCACTGAATGGTCATAACAGAAAAAACCCTTATGGATATGCCAGTAGAAACGGAATGATCCCTGGTCCTTATCCACATGGCTATTATGTTGTAAAGCCATTTTATCAAACTGATGTTCCTATGCAAGCTCATGAAGCAGTCCCCTACTTTCCCAACCCG AATTTGTGCATGGAGGCACCACCCACTGGGCGAGGGGAGAGAAGAAAGAATTATTTCCCTCGGAATAACCATCAAAAGTATCACCGCTATGGCAGAGGGCACATGCCTGCAGATATGAATCATTCTGAAGAACTGAGGCAACAGCCACCAGTTTATGTTCCTGTCGCAGATGATCATGGTATTCCTTCCCCGTTGAAGATATCCACTCCATCATCCCATGCTCCACGGGATAATATTCATGGCAGTGGTTTTGTTCAACAGCCAGATAGTAAACTTGAGTTTGGGACTTTGGGGGCATTGCCAGTTAGAAGTGCCTCCCAAGATCAAGCTAACAGGACAAATTCTGCTGCTGACAGTAAACCTTCTGCACCCATGAGCTCTAGATCTCCTGCACATAATCCTGGAGCGGGTTATAGATCTATTAGAACGAG CAATGACTATTGA